One Globicephala melas chromosome 4, mGloMel1.2, whole genome shotgun sequence genomic window carries:
- the CPOX gene encoding oxygen-dependent coproporphyrinogen-III oxidase, mitochondrial, which produces MAMHLGKLSAGPCWLAARGGCGELRSWSLRCAAGRFCRPPGTACPEQSRGLGYGPTAGGGPRLRTGLAAGLAAGLAGLAGLAAAAFGHVERAEMASKSSGAPSPSPGRPEEEDDELARRCSCFMASPVTDLHELRRRPGDMKTKMELLILETQAQVCQALAQVDGGARFSVDRWERKEGGGGISCVLQDGHVFEKAGVSISVVHGNLSEEAAKQMRSRGKKLKTKDGKLPFSAMGVSSVIHPKNPHAPTIHFNYRYFEVEEADGNKQWWFGGGCDLTPTYLNQEDAVHFHRTLKKACDQHGPDLYPKFKKWCDDYFFIAHRGERRGIGGIFFDDLDSPSKEEVFCFVQSCAQAVIPSYIPLVKKHCDDSFTPREKLWQQLRRGRYVEFNLLYDRGTKFGLFTPGSRIESILMSLPLTARWEYMHSPSENSKEAEILDVLRHPRDWVH; this is translated from the exons ATGGCCATGCACCTGGGCAAGCTGAGCGCGGGCCCCTGCTGGCTCGCGGCGCGGGGCGGCTGCGGGGAGCTGCGCTCTTGGTCCCTGCGCTGCGCGGCCGGACGCTTCTGCCGCCCCCCTGGCACCGCTTGCCCCGAGCAGAGCCGCGGGCTGGGGTACGGCCCTACTGCGGGAGGCGGCCCCCGGCTGAGGACCGGGCTGGCCGCGGGGCTGGCCGCGGGGCTGGCCGGGCTGGCCGGGCTGGCCGCCGCCGCCTTCGGGCACGTGGAGCGGGCGGAGATGGCGAGCAAGAGCTCGGGGGCGCCGAGCCCCTCGCCGGGGAGGCCGGAGGAAGAGGACGACGAGCTGGCCCGCCGCTGCAGCTGCTTCATGGCCTCGCCTGTGACCGACCTGCACGAGCTGCGGAGGAGGCCGGGCGACATGAAGACCAAGATGGAGCTGCTGATCCTGGAGACCCAGGCCCAGGTGTGCCAGGCGCTGGCACAGGTGGACGGGGGCGCCCGCTTCTCTGTGGACcggtgggagaggaaggaag GAGGTGGTGGCATCAGCTGTGTACTTCAAGATGGGCATGTTTTTGAAAAGGCCGGGGTGAGCATTTCTGTCGTTCATGGAAATCTTTCTGAGGAAGCAGCAAAACAGAtgagaagcagaggaaaaaagcTAAAGACGAAAGATG GTAAATTGCCGTTTTCTGCTATGGGCGTGAGCTCTGTTATCCACCCCAAGAATCCTCATGCTCCCACTATCCATTTCAACTACAGATACTTTGAAGTAGAAGAAGCCGACG GTAACAAGCAGTGGTGGTTTGGTGGTGGATGTGACCTTACCCCAACATACTTGAACCAAGAGGATGCAGTGCATTTTCACAGGACTCTAAAGAAGGCTTGTGACCAGCATGGTCCAGATCTCTaccccaaatttaaaaaatg GTGTGACGATTACTTTTTTATAGCCCATCGTGGGGAGCGGAGGGGCATCgggggtatcttttttgatgaccttgactcTCCATCCAAGGAGGAGGTCTTTTGCTTTGTGCAGAGCTGTGCCCAGGCTGTCATTCCTTCTTATATCCCCCTTGTGAAAAAGCACTGTGATGACTCCTTCACCCCCCGGGAGAAGTTGTGGCAGCAGCTCCGGAGAGGACG GTATGTAGAATTTAACCTGCTGTATGATCGGGGTACAAAGTTTGGCCTCTTCACTCCAGGATCCAGGATTGAAAGCATCTTGATGTCTTTACCTCTCACCGCCCG ATGGGAGTACATGCATTCACCCTCAGAGAACTCCAAAGAAGCTGAAATTCTGGACGTTTTGCGCCATCCGAGGGACTGGGTGCATTGA